Proteins from a single region of Flavobacterium sp. K5-23:
- a CDS encoding ABC transporter ATP-binding protein: MIEVKDIEKSFGDSKVLKGISTIFETGKTNLIIGQSGSGKTVMLKSLLGIHTPESGKICFDGRVYSELEADEKRELRTEIGMVFQGSALFDSMTVAENVAFPLKMFTKDDKAKIEERVDFVLKRVNLIDAHKKLPSEISGGMQKRVAIARAIVNNPKYLFCDEPNSGLDPNTAILIDNLIKEITEEYNITTVINTHDMNSVMEIGERILFLKNGLKAWEGTKEEIFRTDNEAVVAFVYSSNLFKKVREAYLKE, translated from the coding sequence ATGATAGAAGTAAAAGACATAGAGAAATCATTTGGTGACAGTAAAGTTCTTAAAGGAATTTCGACCATTTTTGAAACCGGAAAAACGAATTTAATTATCGGGCAAAGTGGATCCGGAAAAACGGTAATGCTAAAAAGCCTTTTGGGAATACACACTCCTGAATCCGGTAAAATTTGTTTTGACGGCAGAGTATACTCTGAACTGGAAGCGGATGAAAAAAGGGAATTAAGAACCGAAATAGGAATGGTATTTCAAGGAAGTGCATTATTTGACTCGATGACCGTGGCTGAAAACGTGGCTTTTCCTTTGAAAATGTTCACCAAAGATGACAAAGCAAAAATCGAGGAACGCGTAGATTTTGTTTTAAAAAGAGTAAACCTCATCGACGCGCATAAAAAACTGCCTTCGGAGATATCCGGAGGAATGCAAAAAAGGGTTGCTATTGCCCGTGCCATCGTGAACAACCCAAAATATCTTTTTTGTGACGAACCAAATTCAGGATTAGACCCAAATACAGCAATATTGATTGATAATTTGATCAAAGAAATCACCGAAGAGTACAACATTACCACAGTAATCAACACGCACGATATGAACTCGGTTATGGAAATTGGGGAAAGAATTTTATTCCTGAAAAACGGATTGAAAGCCTGGGAAGGAACCAAAGAAGAAATCTTTAGAACGGACAACGAAGCCGTTGTAGCCTTTGTTTATTCCTCTAATTTATTCAAGAAAGTAAGAGAAGCGTATTTGAAAGAGTAA
- a CDS encoding ABC transporter permease codes for MMLIRYITQIGRYFLMLKEIFNKQTKWSVMKKLIFKEIDDLIIDSLGIVAFISFFVGGVVAIQTALNLTNPLIPKYLIGFATRQSVILEFAPTFISVIMAGKMGSFITSSIGTMRVTEQIDALEVMGVNSLNYLVFPKIIALLLYPFVIGISMFLGVFGGWMAGVYGGFTTSAEFINGAQIDFVPFHIVYAFMKTLIFAMLLATIPAFHGYYMKGGALEVGKASTVSFVWTSVSIILFNYILTQLLLGS; via the coding sequence ATGATGCTCATTCGATATATAACGCAGATAGGAAGATACTTCCTGATGCTAAAAGAAATTTTCAACAAACAGACGAAATGGTCTGTGATGAAAAAACTTATTTTCAAGGAAATAGACGATTTAATTATTGATTCACTTGGTATTGTGGCGTTCATCTCTTTCTTTGTAGGTGGAGTGGTTGCCATTCAAACGGCATTAAACCTGACCAATCCATTGATTCCAAAATACCTTATTGGGTTTGCTACACGACAGTCGGTAATTCTGGAATTTGCCCCAACATTTATCTCCGTGATTATGGCGGGAAAAATGGGATCATTCATCACCTCAAGTATAGGAACTATGCGTGTTACGGAACAAATTGACGCCCTGGAAGTAATGGGAGTTAATTCCTTAAACTACCTTGTTTTTCCAAAAATCATCGCATTGCTACTGTACCCTTTTGTAATAGGCATCAGTATGTTTCTTGGGGTATTTGGCGGCTGGATGGCTGGTGTTTACGGTGGATTTACCACCAGCGCTGAATTTATTAATGGAGCCCAGATTGATTTTGTTCCGTTTCATATTGTTTATGCTTTTATGAAGACTTTAATCTTCGCAATGCTACTGGCAACAATTCCTGCTTTTCACGGCTATTACATGAAAGGTGGCGCTCTGGAAGTGGGTAAAGCAAGTACGGTTTCCTTTGTTTGGACATCGGTATCGATAATACTTTTCAATTATATACTAACGCAATTGTTACTGGGATCATGA
- a CDS encoding class I SAM-dependent methyltransferase — MYEKTFPNKRFKHTLEFLNKHISTSETILDLGVENPFSKIMKADGYSVKNTTGEDLDLDQSVFSKEKQDVVTAFEIFEHLLNPYTILSEIKSDKLLISIPLRLWFSPAYRSKTDMWDRHYHEFEDWQLDWLLEKTGWKIIDKVKFTHPVKKIGFRPFLRLITPRYYIVYAERAK, encoded by the coding sequence ATGTACGAAAAAACGTTTCCCAATAAAAGATTCAAACATACTTTAGAATTTTTAAACAAACACATCTCAACATCTGAAACTATTTTAGATTTAGGAGTAGAAAATCCTTTTTCCAAAATAATGAAAGCTGACGGTTATTCCGTAAAGAATACCACAGGTGAAGATTTAGACCTTGACCAATCGGTTTTTTCCAAAGAGAAACAAGATGTAGTTACAGCATTTGAAATTTTCGAGCATTTATTGAATCCATATACTATTTTAAGCGAAATTAAATCAGACAAGCTTTTAATTTCGATTCCGTTGCGCCTGTGGTTTTCACCTGCCTACAGAAGCAAAACAGATATGTGGGACAGACATTACCACGAATTTGAGGATTGGCAACTGGACTGGCTGTTAGAAAAAACAGGTTGGAAAATTATTGATAAAGTAAAATTCACTCATCCAGTCAAGAAAATAGGTTTTCGTCCTTTTTTAAGACTTATTACACCTAGATACTATATTGTTTACGCTGAAAGAGCGAAATAA
- a CDS encoding glycosyltransferase family 2 protein: MDYYIVIPAHNEEAFITLTLESLISQTLLPKKVVIVNDNSTDKTEEIVLAYAKEYPFITLVNKKSSAIHLPGSKVIQAFNTGLESLDDQYDIMMKADADLIFPTNYFETIINHFKSDSTIGMVGGFCYIEKKGEWVLENLTDKDHIRGALKAYRKATFKQIGGLKAQMGWDTVDELLCKFYNWKVITDASLHVKHLKPTGANYNKTARYKQGEAFYTLGYGFFITAIASAKLAMMKKRPLLFIDYIKGFWKAKTAKTPLLVTSEQAKFIRTYRLKKMKEKLFK; the protein is encoded by the coding sequence ATGGACTACTATATCGTTATTCCAGCACACAACGAAGAAGCTTTTATCACCTTAACATTAGAGTCGTTGATTTCGCAAACACTTTTGCCAAAAAAAGTGGTTATTGTCAATGATAATTCAACCGACAAAACGGAAGAGATTGTTTTGGCTTACGCCAAAGAATATCCTTTTATCACATTGGTAAACAAAAAATCAAGCGCTATCCATTTACCGGGAAGCAAAGTCATTCAAGCATTTAACACTGGATTAGAATCACTTGATGACCAGTATGACATTATGATGAAAGCGGATGCCGATTTAATTTTTCCAACTAATTATTTTGAAACAATTATCAACCATTTCAAATCAGATTCAACTATTGGTATGGTTGGCGGATTTTGTTATATCGAAAAAAAAGGAGAATGGGTTCTGGAAAATCTAACTGATAAAGATCACATTCGCGGTGCGTTAAAAGCCTATCGTAAAGCAACTTTCAAACAAATAGGTGGCTTAAAAGCACAAATGGGTTGGGACACGGTGGATGAATTGCTTTGCAAATTCTACAATTGGAAAGTAATCACTGATGCTAGTTTACACGTTAAGCATTTAAAACCTACAGGAGCTAACTATAACAAAACGGCACGTTACAAACAAGGGGAAGCTTTTTACACCTTGGGTTATGGTTTTTTTATTACCGCAATTGCCTCGGCAAAATTGGCGATGATGAAAAAAAGACCTTTACTCTTTATTGATTACATCAAAGGTTTCTGGAAAGCCAAAACTGCTAAAACACCATTATTGGTAACATCAGAACAAGCAAAATTCATTCGTACTTACCGATTAAAGAAGATGAAAGAAAAGCTTTTTAAATAA